Genomic window (Salvelinus namaycush isolate Seneca chromosome 27, SaNama_1.0, whole genome shotgun sequence):
CCAAAATGGTGTTGAACTAGTAGTTATATTGAGTTTGAATATATTTTGATAAACACAATGGGTATAAATGTTACTTTACCACAATTCTCTTTTGCATTAAACCCAGAAATGTCATGTTTCTATCAAAATCCGTTTACTTCATTCAGTGGTCTGTTACTGTAAAAGAATGGTATGAACGAGACAGGAAGAGAAATAAATGAGGAATGACCAACATTACAGCAACCTTTAGGGGGTAAGAAGATGGAAGACAAAGACATGCATTACTTCAGAGCACACATAACACAGAGAACTGGCGAGGAGCACATTTCAATTCTTACACCCTGGACAGCTCACTCTGTGGACACAGAGGAGTTGAATGAAGAAACACACTAATGCAGGAAGATTAGTGAGTCACCATGAGCAGAGAATGGGGCAGAGATGAAAGAGTCTCACAGACTGGTAAGGAAAGGAAAGGCGGAAAGAAAGGCGGAAACTGTTGTGTATAGGGGTCCCTGAGAGCGTCTTTACCGGCTGCGGTTCAGAAATAGTTGAGCAGTGTCAAAGTCATCCAGAAGCAGTGACTCTAAATTAAAATGTCAGAGAAACAGAAAACATGAGACGTAATGTCACCACAGTATAAGCTGTATCTGAGCTTTTCATCAGCCACTACGTCCCATGAATAATTCCAATGTGAGGAAAACTGTGTTCGACGTTGATTCATGCATCTGACATTTTCCATTAAAGTAAGAATAGTAAGGTCAACAATGTTTGTGCTAAGCAAAATGTTATTTAGGCTTTCTAAGAAATATATATGCATTCTTTTGGATGTTAACTGTCTTGAAGAATCACACAAGGGAAGGAAGATGCAGAGTTGGGAGAGTAAACGTTAAATAAGAGGGAAGAACACAATCAAAACGCTCACAGAAGGACATGAGAGAAAGTTTTCAGACAGAGGGAAACATTTAAGATGTCATTATCAAACACAGGGCTGTGAGGTCAACACTGTTTTGGGGGTTTAGGGTTGAGTTTGAATGACCTACCAAGCCCAAGACCTCCCTCCACTAGAcatgaaagaaaaagagagaatcaGGAAGATTCATGAAGGCCTACTGGAGCAGCACCTGTTACtataacaacaaaaaatgtaaaactactatacTAGCTAGCGAACTTGCACAGGCCCATGAAGTCATGCGCTGTAAAAAGCAAGGAATAGTTTAAAGCTAATTACCACTTTTTTCGTACAGAGGCCTAAAGAAACAGTAACCACAGTAAAGTGAAATGTTTTTTAAAGGAGGTAATGGAACTCACCCTGGACTTGGGACGGGGAGAGGCTGTCACCTGAGGATACAGAACCCAACAAATGATAAGGTCCTATTCCATGAGTTCAAAGATGGAAACATAAGGACATTGGCTAATGGGGAAAATCCTTTGCAACAGCAGAgagtttaatttaaaaaaaacagtacTTTTGAAAGTTTGAAGGAGTGGTGCAGGCCTAGAGAAACTGACTTGTGCTAGATAACTACTCTACCCAATATCTTGTGGATATGTCTCCTAATGAGGACCAGAGCTGGGCAAAACATCTGGTCTTTCTAGATTATGAATAATGAAACCAAAAGTTGCTGGAGAACTTCAATGGGTGAAAAATAACTTTGTCTAAGTTTACATTTATCTTGATGAGAGAACACACTGCTACATTATTCTCTGAGCAGTATGTTCTCTCATCAATATAAATAGGCACATGACTGGGTGAAGATGAATACTGTAATGCACTACAAACCGCTTATTTACAGCTACAAGTAAATCTTGTTCCAATTGTATGGCAAGTTTGATCATGCCCTTCTTATACTGTATCAAACAATCACCATTGACCAAAGCGGATGCCACTTCAGGTAATACATTTTCGCCAAGGTCTCTACAATGCTTCAGGTAAGATAAATACCATTGACAATTAAACTAGTTTATAATTCTTCGACAACAAAACATCTTGTGTTTTGTAAGAGCCTTGTAAGAGTAAGTTCAATATATTTATTTCACAACCTTTTCAACTTGACAATTACAATTtgcttaaataaaacaaatataataCATGTTATGATATATAAAATCGCACAGAGGCAGTCAATCTAAGATACTCACGCTCAAGCTCCTGAAGAAATGCATTACGGCATTCTCATTAGCCCGACGTCGAGGGGCTGGCTTGGGGGAGGTGGCATGACCCCGGAAGGACCCCTAAATGTATAAACAGTAGTCAAAAACTCACAGAAGTCTCACTGCTAACGTTGGACAAATCAGGCTCAATTAAATGGCTGTGAGTACAtgaacctctacgggatcggtgtccctataccgggacggttgagctaacgtgcgctaatgtgattagcatgacgttgtaagtaacaagaacttttcccaggacatagacatttcTGATATGGGCGagaagcttaaattcttgttaatctaactgcactgtccaatttacagtagctaatacagtgaaaaaatactatgctattgtttgaggagagtgcacaacaacaaaacttttatcacagcaactggtttgatacattcatctctgaaggtaaataatatacttactgtcacaccctgatcggtttcacctgtttttgtgcttgtctccacccccctccaggtgtcgcaaatcttccccattatcccctctGCATTtcaacctgtgttctctgtttgtctgttgccagttcgtattgtcttgtcaggtcttaacAGCTTGTTTTCCCATCTTCCTGCTTTCTCATGTTTCTGTTTCCTTGTTCCCCCGGTTTTGAccatttctgcctgccctgactcgagcctgcctgccgttctgtacctgcctgactttgacctgattacgaacctctgcctgccctgaccctgagcctgcctgctattctgtaccttattgactctgccctggattacggacctctgccttcccttgacctgtcttttgcctgccccctgtttgggtCAATACACATCTTTGAttctagctgtctgcatctgggtcttatcctgagttctgatagTAGGAACTGGCCATGACCGAcgcagcagactcagaccagcgcCACAATGCTGTCTCCCAGCAAGAAGCCATCATTGGAAGACACAAGGAGTTACTGCAATGCCTTATGGAGGGACTCCATACCCGGGCAGAACGCCATGACTAGGCGTTCGATACATTACTGGAGCAATTCCGCAGACTCCTTACAAAGCAGCAAGCCACACCAGTTATTCACCAGACTCTCAGCAATCCCGCCACCAGTGACGTTTCTTCCCAGCCTACACCAGTTTCCCGAGAACCCGCTTACCTCCTCCCGAGCGTTACACTGGAGATTCTGGAACCTACCGGgtctttctctcccagtgctccctcttcttcgagctgcagccttcttcgttcCCCTCGGACCGCTCGAGGATAGCGTACAACGCTGATGTACGGGTGGGCACTCACCTGGGCTACGGCAGTGTGGGAGCAACAGTCTGccgtctgcctcagtctggaggagtttgtggtGGAAGTACGGAAGTTCGAGTCTccgttgtccgggagagaggctgctcgtAAATTGCTCTAGCTACGTCAAGATGCCCTTAGTGTGGCAGACTGTGTAGTGGATTTTCGCACGTTGGtggctgagagtgcctggaacccggaagcatTGTTCAACATGTTCCTTCACGGATTATCGGAGGTGATCAAAGATGAGCTTGCAGCCCGGGAGTTGCCCATGGACCTGGAATCCCTCATAGCCTTCACCATCTGGATAGATGGGCGGCTACGAgaacgtaggagggagagggaatctGTCCCCTGTCGCCTCGACTGAGAAATCCTGGAAACCCCCGAAGGCATATCTGAGAGACTCTGACGTCACCCGAGTGCTCACGGGAATCGCAGAGGGCGGTCGACTCGCCTCCTCCATAGCCCAAGCTACTGGGAAGGGCTCGATTGTCTCAGGATGAACGTTTAAGCAGACTGAACTCCAGGACTACATGACATTATATTTCCACCTGTCCATTGAAAAGACCAGGCTCATCAATAGGCACAAATACTCTGGTGAGCCGTACAGGGATTTTCCAATCATTACTCACACCCCTCTCCATGCCACACTGTTATGGGGTGACCAGGACAAATAACTTcaggtgctcattgactctggggcccaTGAAAGCTTTATTGATGCTACCTTGGTGTCAGAGCTTGGTATcaccactcagcccctctccattccaaTGGATGTCAGAGTTCTAGATGGGCGCTCTATTGGCAGAGTCACCTGCAATACGATTCCTATCGACCTACGATTTTCAAAGTGTATGCAGTTCCTGCTCATCAAATCTCCCCATGTACCCGTGGTTTTGGGATATTCATGGCTCCAGAAGCACAATCCCCTGATTGACTGGGCTACTGGTGCTATTGTGGGTTGGTGCCCGTTCTGCCATGCTCATTGTCTCAAGTCAGCCCAGCCTGCTCCGGGATGTCTCCCTGCAGGCTTGAGCGAAGCCTCGGACCTCCCCGCCATGCCTGCGGAGTATCAGGACATCCGGGAGGTCTTCAACAAGGCCAGTGCTACTTCTCTCCATCCGCATCGACCCTTACGTCTGCGCCATTGACGTTCTCCCGGGCACCACACCCTCTCGGCGGCGGTTTTACTCCCTGTCAGGTCTGGAGACCAAGGCTATAGAGGAATACATTGAGAATTCACTCGTTGCAGGGAGTATTCGCCCATTGGCTCCCCACGCcagcgcagggttcttctttgtggagaactTCTTTGAACCTTCTTCTTTGCGCCTGTGTATCGACTACAGGAGTCTTTATGAcatcactgtaaaaaaaaaaaactaaactcCTCGGCTTTCAAAACTCTAAAGGGAGTGACCATCTTCTCCAAGTTGGACCTTCGGGAACGTCTACCATCTGGTTCGGATACGggaaggagatgagtggaagacagctaGCGGGCACTATGAGTAATTAGTTATGCCATTAGGGCTGACCAACGCTCCCGCTGTGTTCCAGGTGTTCCAGGATGTGCTGAACTGGTCCGTGTTTGTGTACCTCGACGACATCCTGGTCTTTTCCTGGTCAGCTCAAGAACACGTCCTCCACCACTGACAAGTCCTTCAGCGTCTTCTGGAGAACCAGGTTTCCATTAAAGcggagaagtgtgagttccatcgCTCCACTATCTCCTTCCTTGGATACGTCATCGCTGCAGGACATATACAGAGGGATCCAGACAAGGTGAGagtggtggtggattggcctaaacccacatccagagtgcagctgcaacgtttcctggggTTTGCTAACTTCTACTGCCGCTTCATCCATTTTTACAGCATCCTGGCTTCCCCCTTctcagcactcacctctcccaaggttccctTCACATGGTCGCCAGCAGCTGACCAGGCATTCTCGGG
Coding sequences:
- the mbpa gene encoding myelin basic protein, with product MATASTSGQSSFGLSRRKKAPGLMDQISTFFGGDKNKRGKGSFRGHATSPKPAPRRRANENAVMHFFRSLSVTASPRPKSRSELSRV